The Flavobacterium sp. HJ-32-4 genome contains a region encoding:
- the rpsE gene encoding 30S ribosomal protein S5, with product MKNKSIELVKPSGLELKDRLVAVNRVTKVTKGGRAFGFSAIVVVGDENGVVGHGLGKSKDVSEAIAKAVEDAKKNLVKIPLSGQSVPHEQKGKFGGARVFLMPASHGTGVIAGGAVRAVLESVGIHDVLSKSQGSSNPHNVVKATFDALLQMRSAATVAKHRGVSLEKVFKG from the coding sequence ATGAAGAATAAAAGTATCGAATTAGTAAAACCGAGCGGACTCGAACTGAAAGACCGCCTTGTAGCTGTCAACCGCGTTACCAAAGTAACGAAAGGTGGACGTGCTTTCGGTTTCTCGGCCATCGTAGTCGTTGGTGACGAAAACGGTGTGGTAGGCCACGGTCTCGGAAAGTCGAAAGACGTATCCGAAGCCATTGCGAAAGCAGTGGAAGATGCCAAGAAAAACCTGGTCAAGATTCCGTTGAGCGGACAGTCTGTTCCACACGAACAGAAAGGCAAGTTCGGCGGTGCCCGTGTTTTCCTGATGCCTGCTTCACACGGTACCGGTGTTATCGCCGGTGGTGCGGTTCGTGCCGTACTCGAGTCAGTAGGTATCCACGACGTATTGTCAAAATCACAGGGATCTTCTAACCCACACAACGTGGTAAAAGCGACGTTCGACGCGCTGTTGCAAATGCGTAGCGCTGCTACCGTTGCCAAGCACCGTGGCGTTTCCCTGGAAAAAGTGTTTAAAGGTTAA
- the rplR gene encoding 50S ribosomal protein L18 — protein MALTKTERKQRIQFRIRKIVSGTAAKPRLAVFRSNKEIYAQLIDDLNGTTLLAVSSRDKGFDTKGTKIEIANAVGKAVAEKALKAGIEAVTFDRGGNLYHGRVKSLAEGAREAGLKF, from the coding sequence ATGGCACTGACAAAAACTGAAAGAAAACAGAGAATCCAATTCCGTATCCGGAAGATCGTGAGCGGTACTGCCGCAAAACCGCGTCTTGCCGTTTTCAGGAGTAATAAAGAGATCTATGCTCAGCTGATCGATGACCTTAATGGTACGACCCTTCTCGCCGTTTCATCACGCGACAAAGGCTTCGACACCAAAGGAACCAAAATCGAGATTGCAAACGCTGTCGGCAAAGCCGTAGCGGAGAAAGCGTTGAAAGCCGGAATCGAGGCCGTTACCTTTGACAGGGGCGGTAACCTCTACCACGGACGTGTTAAATCATTGGCGGAAGGCGCACGCGAAGCCGGCCTTAAATTCTAA
- the rpmD gene encoding 50S ribosomal protein L30: MAKLKVKQVRSQINCPLTQKRGLEALGLRRVGQVVEHESNPAILGMIKKVKHLVSVEESK; this comes from the coding sequence ATGGCAAAGCTTAAAGTAAAACAAGTAAGGAGTCAGATCAACTGCCCGCTTACGCAGAAGCGAGGCCTTGAAGCCCTCGGTTTGCGCCGTGTGGGTCAGGTCGTAGAGCATGAGTCAAATCCTGCTATCCTTGGGATGATCAAAAAAGTAAAACACCTGGTTTCCGTAGAGGAGTCCAAATAA
- the rplO gene encoding 50S ribosomal protein L15 has translation MNLSNLQPAAGSTHNQNKRVGRGEGSGKGGTAARGHKGAKSRSGYSKKIGFEGGQMPLQRRVPKFGFKNINRVEYQGVNLDTLQKLVDNGVVTDTVDFNTLIENRLATKNEVVKILGRGELKAKLKVSAHKFTATAKAAIEAAGGEAVEL, from the coding sequence ATGAATTTGAGTAATTTACAACCTGCTGCAGGTTCTACGCACAATCAGAACAAACGAGTAGGCCGTGGTGAAGGCTCCGGAAAAGGTGGTACTGCTGCACGCGGACACAAAGGAGCGAAGTCACGTTCGGGCTACTCTAAGAAGATTGGCTTCGAGGGTGGTCAGATGCCCCTTCAGCGCCGTGTGCCTAAATTCGGTTTCAAAAACATCAACCGTGTGGAATACCAAGGTGTGAACCTTGATACCCTCCAGAAACTGGTTGACAATGGTGTGGTGACCGATACCGTGGATTTCAACACGTTGATCGAGAACCGCCTGGCTACCAAGAATGAGGTCGTAAAGATCCTTGGCCGTGGTGAGCTGAAAGCGAAACTGAAAGTATCCGCACACAAATTCACAGCAACTGCAAAGGCGGCTATCGAGGCTGCAGGTGGAGAAGCTGTAGAACTATAA
- the rplF gene encoding 50S ribosomal protein L6: MSRIGKNPVAIPAGVTVDVANGVVTVKGKLGQLTQPFADVEVKIEDNQVIVTRSADDKEQRSKHGLYRALINNMIVGVSEGFTKELELVGVGYRASNTGNKLDLALGFSHNIVLEIAPEVKLETVSEKGKNPIVKLTSHDKQLLGAVAAKIRGFRKPEPYKGKGVKFVGEVLRRKAGKSA, translated from the coding sequence ATGTCAAGAATAGGTAAAAATCCAGTCGCGATTCCAGCCGGTGTAACAGTAGACGTTGCTAATGGTGTGGTAACAGTAAAAGGTAAACTTGGTCAACTGACACAGCCGTTCGCGGACGTAGAAGTGAAGATCGAGGACAATCAGGTGATCGTAACACGTTCGGCTGATGATAAAGAACAAAGATCGAAACACGGTCTTTACAGGGCGCTGATCAATAACATGATCGTGGGTGTCTCTGAAGGGTTCACAAAAGAACTCGAACTGGTCGGTGTCGGTTACCGTGCATCGAATACAGGTAACAAGCTTGATTTGGCGCTCGGTTTCTCACACAATATCGTACTCGAAATCGCTCCTGAAGTGAAATTGGAGACGGTATCTGAGAAAGGTAAGAATCCAATCGTAAAACTGACTTCCCACGACAAACAGCTTCTCGGAGCCGTTGCGGCGAAAATCCGTGGCTTCCGTAAGCCGGAGCCGTACAAAGGAAAAGGTGTCAAGTTCGTTGGTGAGGTATTGAGAAGAAAAGCAGGTAAATCAGCTTAA
- the rpsH gene encoding 30S ribosomal protein S8, with translation MYTDPIADFLTRIRNAVAANHKVVEIPASNMKKEITKILFDQGYILSYKFEQDTVQGTIKIALKYDKETKEPVIKDIQRISKPGLRKYAGATKLPRILNGLGIAIVSTSKGLMTNKQAKQLNVGGEVICYVY, from the coding sequence ATGTACACAGATCCAATCGCGGATTTCCTGACTCGAATCAGGAACGCTGTGGCTGCCAACCACAAAGTGGTAGAGATCCCTGCTTCGAACATGAAGAAGGAAATTACCAAGATCTTGTTCGACCAAGGCTACATCCTTAGCTACAAATTCGAGCAAGACACCGTTCAAGGCACCATCAAGATTGCCCTTAAGTATGACAAGGAGACGAAAGAGCCTGTCATCAAGGACATCCAGAGAATTTCAAAACCAGGTCTTCGTAAGTATGCAGGCGCTACTAAGTTGCCACGTATCCTTAACGGTCTTGGCATCGCCATCGTTTCTACCTCAAAAGGTCTTATGACCAATAAGCAGGCGAAACAACTCAATGTAGGCGGTGAAGTAATTTGTTACGTATACTAA